One Aphidius gifuensis isolate YNYX2018 linkage group LG3, ASM1490517v1, whole genome shotgun sequence DNA window includes the following coding sequences:
- the LOC122851857 gene encoding integral membrane protein GPR155 isoform X1 has protein sequence MELLTTSTESPTDNLYLALIQCFVVILCGYIAGRLEIITRSEANGLNTFVGTFALPSLIFLSLAKLDFSLVNWKFLLSVLLAKGCVFFVVIILSMLITRPTNAGRAALFAIFATQSNDFAIGYPMIDALYSSTHPEYASYLYLMAPISLAILNPIGFVLLEIGKRRIGEPKSGWSLVASVVKGIASNPILFMTVLGIIGNIIFSHHVPIVLSEILDVFGKAFSGSALFLLGLMMVGKVHTLKGAALVTPGILILIKLLVLPLVIRESVILLAPGVNETDTKDLSTYGFLYGTIPTAPALFIFTLRYNLEIDLIASAMVACTFLSAPLMFVSAKLINAINDGANYSKQLNSFIMDISIASLTACVWLIICFFISEEKKWKRPTHRCTACIIIAQFAVCIGLIIWTQLDINDHSSALWYIQFILISTGVYVSRLLTAVMALTILFLSSRSLSFVNTLQKSILPAALAIPIVVVGLMCLMITPSSNGNDDDNLRNPNFQLGRVQAAMSIFILLFSFIVTLGCLVLQQRYQRRHHADSYASLIGNQENAESTVVESRTVVDVEDLVLPNGNCGLDGGCGLQRNLCAATSGVLDECEPESEYLNDNLRRDNDDPQILRHLVLLIILLCSMLFALALSFGTMIMEEMIGIYAELAFLDVAFNFGQALIVFGIFGLDPSLGKLGPWLMKIAQDWRARQKLQLPDEESLSPEVKSIREQFRQCHLRACRDRISMCRRRLLKVYEGAFSGCDLVDWLLEEGIAQTRDEAVRYGRCLLESRVLHHVDDTHHFQDKNILYTFRG, from the exons atggaGCTACTGACTACCTCAACAGAATCACCAACTGATAATTTGTATCTTGCATTGATACAATGTTTTGTCGTAATTTTATGTGg atacATTGCAGGAAGATTAGAGATAATAACAAGATCTGAAGCTAATGGATTAAATACATTTGTTGGTACATTTGCTCTaccatcattaatatttttatcactagCAAAACTTGATTTCTCACTGGTTAATTGGAAATTTCTTTTGTCAGTATTACTTGCAAAAGgttgtgtattttttgttgttattattttgtcaatgtTAATAACAAGACCAACAAATGCTGGACGTGCAGCATTATTTGCAATATTTGCAACTCAAAGTAATGATTTTGCAATTGGTTATCCAATGATTGATGCTTTATATAGTTCAACACATCCAGAATATGCATCATATCTTTATTTAATGGCACCAATATCATTGGCAATATTAAATCCAATTGGTTTTGTTTTATTGGAAATTGGTAAACGTCGTATAGGTGAACCAAAATCAGGCTGGTCACTTGTTGCATCAGTTGTCAAAGGAATTGCCTCAaatccaattttatttatgacagTTTTAGgaataattggtaatattatatttagtcATCATGTGCCAATTGTTTTATCAGAAATACTTGATGTATTTGGCAAGGCATTTTCTGGAAGTGCATTATTTCTTCTTGGTCTTATGATGGTTGGCAAAGTACATACATTAAAAGGTGCTGCACTTGTTACACCTGGTATATTGATACTTATTAAATTACTTGTATTACCATTGGTCATACGTGAGTCAGTTATTTTACTAGCACCTGGTGTTAATGAAACTGATACTAAAGATTTATCAACATATGGATTTCTCTATGGAACAATACCAACAGCACCAGcactatttatatttacactaCGTTATAATTtggaaattgatttaattgcaTCAGCAATGGTTGCATGTACATTTTTATCAGCACCATTGATGTTTGTATCagctaaattaattaatgcaaTTAATGATGgtgcaaattattcaaaacaatTGAATTCATTTATAATGGATATAAGTATTGCATCATTAACAGCTTGTGTTTGGTtgataatatgtttttttatatctgaagaaaaaaaatggaaacgTCCAACTCATCGTTGTACagcttgtattattattgcacAATTTGCTGTATGTATTGGACTTATTATTTGGACACAACTTGATATAAATGATCATAGTTCAGCACTTTGGtacattcaatttattttaataagtaCTGGTGTTTATGTTAGTCGTTTATTGACAGCTGTTATGgcattaacaatattatttttgagctccagatcattatcatttgttaataCATTACAAAAGTCTATTCTTCCAGCTGCATTGGCTATtccaattgttgttgttggtctTATGTGTTTAATGATTACACCATCATCAAATggcaatgatgatgataatttgagAAATCCAAATTTTCAACTTGGCAGAGTTCAAGCTGccatgtcaatttttattttactattttcatttattg TTACGTTGGGATGTCTTGTACTCCAACAAAGATATCAACGACGTCATCATGCTGATTCATATGCCAGTTTAATTGGTAATCAAGAAAATGCTGAATCAACTGTCGTTGAATCTAGaactgttgttgatgttgaagaTTTAGTTTTACCAAA tgGTAATTGTGGATTAGATGGTGGATGTGGTTTACAACGTAATTTATGTGCAGCTACATCGGGTGTTCTTGATGAATGTGAACCAGAATCCGAAtatttgaatgataatttaagAAGAGATAATGATGATCCACAAATACTTCGACATCTTGTCCTTCTTATTATACTTTTGTGTTCCATGTTATTT gcTTTAGCTTTGTCATTTGGTACAATGATAATGGAAGAAATGATTGGTATATACGCTGAACTTGCATTCTTGGATGTTGCCTTTAATTTTGGACAGGCATTAATTGTTTTTGGTATATTTGGTCTGGATCCAAGTCTTGGAAAATTAGGACCATGGTTAATGAAAATTGCCCAAGATTGGCGAGCAC gACAAAAACTTCAGTTACCTGATGAAGAATCTTTGAGCCCAGAGGTAAAATCAATACGTGAACAATTTCGTCAGTGCCATTTGCGTGCATGTCGTGACAGAATTTCCATGTGTCGTCGACGTTTATTAAAAGTATACGAGGGTGCTTTTTCTGGTTGTGATTTAGTTGATTGGTTGTTGGAAGAGGGAATTGCACAAACTCGTGATGAAGCTGTTAGATATGGTCGTTGTCTTCTTGAAAGTCGGGTACTTCATCATGTTGATGATACCCACCATTtccaagataaaaatattctatatacATTTCgaggataa
- the LOC122851886 gene encoding uncharacterized protein LOC122851886 produces the protein MSKIKTLPLIQDAKFIVIDEGTNAMHGNNIVSGWMHMWKNSGSPRQVDYLLFSDPKFRYDYLVDLFGNDYLKIHDYYTQDINNIFDDKNIDLELIMKKLTSSSDTIVVVNCLNSLILTVGLSKAVRFVEKLSSHVSQLICIYQSNFGTNKVPNIETMGTTYLKLNKTNYSTVDNDICYDVSMIHRKHSGGIIKNHVRITQDISTYEIKSEKEPVVTQNNTSSNTTIIENTVKPETSFRTDLSVGEIEQRNQTPLPYIKNNISNESKIFYVPDCIDDLDEEDPDDDLPF, from the exons atgtcaaaaataaaGACACTACCATTAATTCAAGATGCAAAGTTCATTGTCATTGACGAAG GTACAAATGCAATGCAtggtaataatattgtatcagGATGGATGCATATGTGGAAAAACTCTGGCTCACCACGTCAAGTTGACTATCTTCTATTCTCAGATCCTAAATTTAGATATGATTatcttgttgatttatttggtAATGACTATCTTAAAATTCATGATTATTATACTCaggatataaataatatttttgatgataaaaatattgatttagaattaattatgaaaaaattaacatcatcatcagataCAATTGTCGttgtaaattgtttaaattcattaatattgaCTGTTGGTCTCAGTAAAGCAGTTagatttgttgaaaaattaagttCACATGTATcacaattaatttgtatttatcaaAGTAATTTTGGTACAAACAAAGTTCCAAATATTGAAACAATGGGTactacatatttaaaattaaataaaacaaattattcaacagtTGATAATGATATTTGTTATGATGTATCAATGATACATCGTAAACACAGTGgtggtattattaaaaatcatgttAGAATAACACAAGATATATCAACATATGAAATCAAATCAGAAAAAGAACCAGTTGtaacacaaaataatacatcatcaaatacaacaattattgaaaatacagTAAAACCAGAAACATCATTTAGAACTGATCTGAGTGTAGGTGAAATTGAGCAAAGAAATCAAACACCATTAccttatattaaaaataatatatccaatgaatcaaaaattttttatgtaccTGATTGTATTGATGATCTTGATGAAGAAGATCCTGATGATGATTTgcctttttaa
- the LOC122851857 gene encoding integral membrane protein GPR155 isoform X2 — MLITRPTNAGRAALFAIFATQSNDFAIGYPMIDALYSSTHPEYASYLYLMAPISLAILNPIGFVLLEIGKRRIGEPKSGWSLVASVVKGIASNPILFMTVLGIIGNIIFSHHVPIVLSEILDVFGKAFSGSALFLLGLMMVGKVHTLKGAALVTPGILILIKLLVLPLVIRESVILLAPGVNETDTKDLSTYGFLYGTIPTAPALFIFTLRYNLEIDLIASAMVACTFLSAPLMFVSAKLINAINDGANYSKQLNSFIMDISIASLTACVWLIICFFISEEKKWKRPTHRCTACIIIAQFAVCIGLIIWTQLDINDHSSALWYIQFILISTGVYVSRLLTAVMALTILFLSSRSLSFVNTLQKSILPAALAIPIVVVGLMCLMITPSSNGNDDDNLRNPNFQLGRVQAAMSIFILLFSFIVTLGCLVLQQRYQRRHHADSYASLIGNQENAESTVVESRTVVDVEDLVLPNGNCGLDGGCGLQRNLCAATSGVLDECEPESEYLNDNLRRDNDDPQILRHLVLLIILLCSMLFALALSFGTMIMEEMIGIYAELAFLDVAFNFGQALIVFGIFGLDPSLGKLGPWLMKIAQDWRARQKLQLPDEESLSPEVKSIREQFRQCHLRACRDRISMCRRRLLKVYEGAFSGCDLVDWLLEEGIAQTRDEAVRYGRCLLESRVLHHVDDTHHFQDKNILYTFRG, encoded by the exons atgtTAATAACAAGACCAACAAATGCTGGACGTGCAGCATTATTTGCAATATTTGCAACTCAAAGTAATGATTTTGCAATTGGTTATCCAATGATTGATGCTTTATATAGTTCAACACATCCAGAATATGCATCATATCTTTATTTAATGGCACCAATATCATTGGCAATATTAAATCCAATTGGTTTTGTTTTATTGGAAATTGGTAAACGTCGTATAGGTGAACCAAAATCAGGCTGGTCACTTGTTGCATCAGTTGTCAAAGGAATTGCCTCAaatccaattttatttatgacagTTTTAGgaataattggtaatattatatttagtcATCATGTGCCAATTGTTTTATCAGAAATACTTGATGTATTTGGCAAGGCATTTTCTGGAAGTGCATTATTTCTTCTTGGTCTTATGATGGTTGGCAAAGTACATACATTAAAAGGTGCTGCACTTGTTACACCTGGTATATTGATACTTATTAAATTACTTGTATTACCATTGGTCATACGTGAGTCAGTTATTTTACTAGCACCTGGTGTTAATGAAACTGATACTAAAGATTTATCAACATATGGATTTCTCTATGGAACAATACCAACAGCACCAGcactatttatatttacactaCGTTATAATTtggaaattgatttaattgcaTCAGCAATGGTTGCATGTACATTTTTATCAGCACCATTGATGTTTGTATCagctaaattaattaatgcaaTTAATGATGgtgcaaattattcaaaacaatTGAATTCATTTATAATGGATATAAGTATTGCATCATTAACAGCTTGTGTTTGGTtgataatatgtttttttatatctgaagaaaaaaaatggaaacgTCCAACTCATCGTTGTACagcttgtattattattgcacAATTTGCTGTATGTATTGGACTTATTATTTGGACACAACTTGATATAAATGATCATAGTTCAGCACTTTGGtacattcaatttattttaataagtaCTGGTGTTTATGTTAGTCGTTTATTGACAGCTGTTATGgcattaacaatattatttttgagctccagatcattatcatttgttaataCATTACAAAAGTCTATTCTTCCAGCTGCATTGGCTATtccaattgttgttgttggtctTATGTGTTTAATGATTACACCATCATCAAATggcaatgatgatgataatttgagAAATCCAAATTTTCAACTTGGCAGAGTTCAAGCTGccatgtcaatttttattttactattttcatttattg TTACGTTGGGATGTCTTGTACTCCAACAAAGATATCAACGACGTCATCATGCTGATTCATATGCCAGTTTAATTGGTAATCAAGAAAATGCTGAATCAACTGTCGTTGAATCTAGaactgttgttgatgttgaagaTTTAGTTTTACCAAA tgGTAATTGTGGATTAGATGGTGGATGTGGTTTACAACGTAATTTATGTGCAGCTACATCGGGTGTTCTTGATGAATGTGAACCAGAATCCGAAtatttgaatgataatttaagAAGAGATAATGATGATCCACAAATACTTCGACATCTTGTCCTTCTTATTATACTTTTGTGTTCCATGTTATTT gcTTTAGCTTTGTCATTTGGTACAATGATAATGGAAGAAATGATTGGTATATACGCTGAACTTGCATTCTTGGATGTTGCCTTTAATTTTGGACAGGCATTAATTGTTTTTGGTATATTTGGTCTGGATCCAAGTCTTGGAAAATTAGGACCATGGTTAATGAAAATTGCCCAAGATTGGCGAGCAC gACAAAAACTTCAGTTACCTGATGAAGAATCTTTGAGCCCAGAGGTAAAATCAATACGTGAACAATTTCGTCAGTGCCATTTGCGTGCATGTCGTGACAGAATTTCCATGTGTCGTCGACGTTTATTAAAAGTATACGAGGGTGCTTTTTCTGGTTGTGATTTAGTTGATTGGTTGTTGGAAGAGGGAATTGCACAAACTCGTGATGAAGCTGTTAGATATGGTCGTTGTCTTCTTGAAAGTCGGGTACTTCATCATGTTGATGATACCCACCATTtccaagataaaaatattctatatacATTTCgaggataa
- the LOC122851850 gene encoding E3 ubiquitin-protein ligase HECW2 — protein sequence MEMSSNEDYCDQGTGTSENEANMVLNNTNDTSENELLNFKTLTLTEASTSFLTNNKLTESNENNSELKSESSTQMSTDEIDSCSINPNNNIHENGECDYKDLPLSSSSSSSSSRQENNQNGLVENSSIELLNSTDNIDKNDSIKNLNIKNNIMQDSLDNLEVSPSYSQSFSCAKEPRKNMIRKKEFIKNNKTLNSVDSSINKSIQYNCNVHCSIDEPCGEYDEACSSQQKSTSMTDDEAIASTSNNEDDRITIDPNKPFKLPSLVNLFEAAEAQRIELEANTTASTSSDILSANNHGIDDGSSDESNSDDTQRMINIHRQLSTKKRLRNTNGLTTQDRPEYYQLWRSTGGQSTSDSVYDTHYTNPPPPPLPPRAIHKPLHRSNALPSALPELPRKHLNKNTTPCRPEDCFGFEIVDVDEAAGLKARTAVTKSIALLSSPRPHRPLMRPTGIDISQGECPPTPTHRPKPLRPLPMCSSGNGSSSLTSDEPLPPSWEARIDSHGRVFYIDHVNRTTTWQRPGQTTRNTGCEIRRQQLDRRYQSVRRTISRPDNIDREIASSSSTSNSNNQQQTDNNNTRLTNNENEQFDISTIPPVLFLLRPDFFTLLHTNSEAIELYNRNPSLKHMISRIRRDPVIFPRYEHNRDLVALINYFSDTTKELPRGYESKLDRTGKRFFISHARKATSFIDPRLPTEALHPRCGLTLTDEAPIPPPRAQQSGVTTTPDIPVAYNDKVVAFLRQPNIIDILKERHSALGQNIGLREKINTIRVEGTVALQRLGHDVPLALLLSLFEQEIMSYVPGNIGRSPIGSPHASPGLTRASARTPAPYRRDFEAKLRTFYRKLESKGFGQGPGKLKLHIRRDNLLEDAFTRIMAASKKDLQKGKLVIIFDHEEGLDYGGPSREFFFHLSRELFNPYYGLFEYSANDTYTVQVSPMSAFVDNYHDWFRFSGRVLGLALVHQYLLDAFFTRPFYKALLRLSASLSDLESLDQEFHQSLMWIKERDISIEPLELTFSVTEELLGRVAERELKPGGRNIMVTEKNKKEYLERVVRWRLERGVSEQTESLVRGFYEVVDPRLVSVFDARELELVIAGAAEIDLNDWRAHSEYRSGYHDGHPVVEWFWSSISRFTNEQRLRLLQFVTGTSSIPYEGFSALRGSTGPRKFCIEKWGRPNSLPRAHTCFNRLDLPPYPTPEILYEKLLLAVEETNTFGIE from the exons ATGGAAATGAGCTCAAATGAGGATTATTGTGATCAAGGTACAGGAACATCAGAAAATGAAGCAAATATGGTGCTTAATAATACAAACGATACAAGTGAAAatgagttattaaattttaaaacgttAACATTGACAGAGGCATCAACAAGCTTTCTAACAAATAACAAGTTAACTGAatctaatgaaaataattcagaATTAAAAAGTGAATCATCAACTCAAATGTCAACTGATGAAATTGACAGTTGTTCAATAAAtcccaataataatattcatgaaaATGGTGAATGTGATTACAAAGATTtaccattatcatcatcgtcatcgtcatcatcatctcgccaagaaaataatcaaaatggccttgttgaaaattcatcaatagaattattaaactctactgataatattgataaaaatgattcaataaaaaatttaaatataaaaaataatataatgcaAGATTCACTAGATAATTTGGAAGTATCACCAAGTTATTCACAATCATTTTCATGTGCTAAAGAACCACGTAAAAATATGATTAGAAAAAaggaatttattaaaaataataaaacattaaacaGTGTTGATTcatctataaataaatcaattcaaTATAATTGTAATGTTCATTGTTCAATAGATGAACCATGTGGTGAGTATGATGAAGCATGTAGTTCACAACAAAAATCAACAAGTATGACTGATGATGAGGCAATTGCATCAACATCAAACAATGAAGATGATAGAATAACAATTGATCCAAATAAACCATTTAAACTTCCAagtttagttaatttatttgaagctGCTGAGGCACAAAGAATTGAGCTTGAGGCAAATACAACAGCATCAACGTCATCAGATATTTTAAGTGCAAATAATCATGGTATTGATGATGGTAGTAGTGATGAAAGTAATTCAGATGATACACAACGTATGATAAATATACATCGTCaattatcaactaaaaaaCGTTTAAGAAATACAAATGGCTTAACAACACAAGATCGTCCAGAATATTATCAGCTGTGGCGTAGTACAGGTGGACAATCAACATCTGATTCAGTTTATGATACACACTATACaaatccaccaccaccaccactaccaccaaGAGCAATTCATAAACCACTTCATCGTAGTAATGCACTACCATCAGCACTTCCAGAATTACCAcgtaaacatttaaataaaaatacaacaccATGTCGTCCAGAGGATTGTTTTGgttttgaaattgttgatgttgatgaagcTGCTGGTTTAAAAGCACGTACCGCTGTTACAAAAAGTATTGCATTATTAAGTTCACCACGTCCACATCGTCCATTAATGCGACCAACTGGAATTGATATTAGTCAAGGTGAATGtccaccaacaccaacacaTCGTCCAAAACCATTGAGACCATTACCAATGTGTTCATCTGGTAAtggttcatcatcattaacatctGATGAACCATTACCACCATCATGGGAAGCTAGAATTGACAGTCATGGTAgagttttttatatagatcATGTTAATCGTACAACAACATGGCAAAGACCTGGGCAAACAACAAGAAATACTGGCTGTGAAATACGTCGTCAACAATTAGATAGACGTTATCAAAGTGTACGGCGAACAATATCAAGACctgataatattgatagagaaattgcatcatcatcatcaacatcaaattcaaataatcaacaacaaactgataataataatacaagattaacaaataatgaaaatgaacaatttgatatatcaacaataccaccagtattatttttattacgaccagatttttttacattacttCATACAAATAGTGAAGCAATTGAATTATACAATAGAAATCCAAGTTTAAAACACATGATTAGTAGAATACGTAGAGATCCAGTTATATTTCCAAGATACGAGCATAATCGTGATTTAGttgcattaataaattatttttcagataCAACAAAAGAATTACCACGTGGTTATGAATCAAAACTTGATAGAACTggtaaaagattttttataaGTCATGCAAGAAAAGCAACATCATTTATTGATCCAAGATTACCAACAGAAGCATTACATCCACGTTGTGGTTTAACATTAACTGATGAAGCACCAATACCACCTCCAAGAGCTCAACAATCTGGTGTTACAACAACACCAGATATACCAGTTGCATATAATGACAAAGTTGTTGCATTTTTACGTCAaccaaatattattgatatattaaaagaaCGTCATTCAGCATTAGGACAAAATATTGGATTacgtgaaaaaattaatacaattagAGTTGAGGGAACAGTCGCATTACAAAGATTAGGACATGATGTACCATTGGCATTGTTACTTAGTTTATTTGAACAAGAAATAATGTCATATGTACCAGGTAATATTGGACGTTCACCAATTGGTAGTCCACATGCATCACCAGGTTTAACACGAGCATCAGCACGTACACCAGCACCATATCGTCGTGATTTTGAAGCAAAATTACGTACATTTTATCGTAAACTTGAGAGTAAAGGATTTGGTCAAGGACCAGGTAAATTAAAACTTCATATTAGACGTGATAATTTACTTGAAGATGCATTTACGAGAATAATGGCTGCATCAAAAAAAGATTTACAAAAAGGTAaacttgttattatatttgatcATGAAGAAGGACTTGATTATGGTGGTCCAtcaagagaatttttttttcatttatcaagaGAATTATTTAATCCGTATTAtggattatttgaatattcagCAAATGATACATATACTGTACAAGTATCACCAATGTCAgcatttgttgataattatcatgattGGTTTAGATTTTCAGGACGTGTTTTAGGACTTGCATTGGTACATCAATATTTACTTGATGCATTTTTTACAAGACCATTTTATAAAGCATTATTACGTTTATCAGCAAGTTTAAGTGATTTAGAAAGTTTAGATCAAGAATTTCATCAAAGTTTAATGTGGATTAAAGAAAGAGATATTAGTATTGAACCACTTGAATTAACATTTTCAGTAACTGAAGAACTACTTGGTCGTGTTGCTGAAAGAGAATTAAAACCAGGTGGTAGAAATATTATggttacagaaaaaaataaaaaagaatatttagaAAGAGTTGTTAGATGGAGATTAGAACGTGGTGTATCAGAACAAACTGAATCACTTGTTAGAGGTTTTTATGAGGTTGTTGATCCAAGACTTGTTTCTGTATTTGATGCTAGAGAATTAGAGCTTGTTATTGCTGGTGCTGctgaaattgatttaaatgattgGCGTGCACATTCTGAATATAGAAGTGGTTATCATGATGGACATCCTGTTGTTGAATGGTTTTGGAGTAGCATTAGTCGATTTACAAATGAACAAAGACTTAGACTATTACAATTTGTAACTGGTACATCGAGTATTCCTTATGAGGGATTTTCAGCATTACGAGGATCAACTGGACCACGTAAattttgtattgaaaaatGGGGTAGACCAAACAGTTTACCaag agcACATACGTGTTTTAACAGACTAGATCTACCACCGTATCCAACACCTGAAATTTTATATGAGAAGTTATTATTGGCTGTCGAGGAAACCAACACATTTGGTATAGagtag